Proteins encoded within one genomic window of Micromonospora halotolerans:
- the crcB gene encoding fluoride efflux transporter CrcB has translation MTVLLIALGAAVGAPLRYLTDRAVQARHGSLFPWGTLTVNVVGSLVLGAVAAVPASPAVTALVGTGFCGALTTWSTLGYETVRLHRSGHRGPALANALGSVTAGLAAATLGYVLARAVTG, from the coding sequence GTGACCGTCCTGCTGATCGCGCTCGGGGCGGCGGTGGGCGCGCCGCTGCGCTACCTGACCGACCGGGCCGTGCAGGCCCGGCACGGCTCCCTGTTCCCGTGGGGCACGCTGACCGTCAACGTGGTCGGGTCGCTGGTGCTCGGCGCGGTGGCCGCCGTGCCCGCCTCCCCCGCGGTGACCGCCCTGGTCGGCACCGGCTTCTGCGGCGCGCTGACCACCTGGTCCACCCTCGGCTACGAGACCGTTCGGCTGCACCGCTCGGGTCACCGCGGCCCGGCGCTGGCCAACGCGCTGGGCAGCGTGACCGCCGGACTCGCGGCGGCCACCCTGGGCTACGTCCTGGCCCGCGCCGTCACCGGCTGA
- a CDS encoding FluC/FEX family fluoride channel → MGGTVTGPSEFRVDPDVDLRVPADRRELPAHPAAVLGVIAAGGVLGALGRAGLQAAFPHPPTGFPWATFGINVTGCLLIGALMAVLTARPAGPLVRPFLGVGVLGGFTTFSTYAVDAQRAIAAGAPGTALAYLAATLAGALLAVGAGDAVAGRVLARARGGVAR, encoded by the coding sequence GTGGGAGGCACCGTGACCGGACCGTCCGAGTTCCGCGTCGACCCCGACGTCGACCTGCGCGTCCCCGCCGACCGGCGGGAGCTGCCCGCCCACCCGGCGGCGGTGCTCGGGGTCATCGCCGCCGGCGGGGTGCTCGGCGCGCTGGGCCGGGCCGGGCTGCAGGCCGCGTTCCCGCACCCGCCCACCGGCTTCCCGTGGGCCACCTTCGGCATCAACGTCACCGGCTGCCTGCTGATCGGCGCGCTCATGGCGGTGCTCACCGCCCGCCCGGCCGGGCCGCTGGTCCGGCCGTTCCTCGGCGTCGGCGTGCTCGGCGGCTTCACCACCTTCTCCACCTACGCCGTGGACGCCCAGCGGGCGATCGCCGCCGGGGCGCCGGGCACCGCGCTGGCGTACCTGGCGGCGACCCTGGCCGGGGCGTTGCTGGCGGTCGGGGCCGGGGACGCGGTGGCCGGCCGGGTGCTGGCCCGGGCCCGGGGCGGGGTGGCCCGGTGA
- the cobA gene encoding uroporphyrinogen-III C-methyltransferase yields MKDRTPLLIVGHGTRSAAGVAQFAALVERIRRRGAVADVEGGFIELSRPPLTDAVGALVGRGHRSVVALPLVLAAAGHGKGDIPAALAREKQRHTGLRYAYGRPLGPHPLLQETLARRIDAALDGADRAGTWVALIGRGSTDPDANAEVTKVARLLWEGRGYAEVEPGFVSLAEPSVPAVLERLRRLGARRIVVAPYFLFAGVLPDRIVAQSREFAADHPGLDVRVAEVIGDCDPLADLVLERHAEALRGDIRMNCDTCAYRVALPGFADKVGRPQTPHHHPDDPADGHGHHHHHHHAGHHDEPALRPGQVAVVGGGPGPDDLITVRGRALLDAADVVVADRLAPAGLLRRLRPGVLVVDAAKVPRGPSMAQDTINDTLIAHARAGRRVVRLKGGDPYVFGRGHEEVLACAAAGVETVLVPGVSSAVAAPALAGVPVTHRGVAHEVTVVSGHLPPGHPDSLVDWAALARARGTLVLLMAVDTVGRIAAELLANGRAPETPVLAVRDAGHPEQWTARCRLDEVGALAARDEVRPPAVFVVGPVVGLAADPASLAGADPVPAAAGPASVAVTVRG; encoded by the coding sequence GTGAAGGACCGGACCCCGCTGCTGATCGTCGGGCACGGCACCCGCAGCGCCGCCGGCGTCGCCCAGTTCGCCGCGCTGGTGGAGCGGATCCGCCGCCGGGGCGCGGTCGCCGACGTCGAGGGCGGCTTCATCGAGCTGTCCCGCCCGCCGCTGACCGACGCCGTCGGCGCGCTCGTCGGCCGGGGCCACCGGTCCGTCGTGGCGCTGCCGCTGGTGCTGGCCGCCGCCGGGCACGGCAAGGGGGACATCCCCGCCGCCCTCGCCCGGGAGAAGCAGCGCCACACCGGCCTCCGGTACGCCTACGGGCGGCCGCTCGGCCCGCACCCGCTGCTTCAGGAGACGCTCGCGCGGCGGATCGACGCGGCGCTCGACGGGGCCGACCGGGCCGGCACGTGGGTAGCCCTGATCGGGCGCGGCTCCACCGACCCGGACGCCAACGCCGAGGTGACCAAGGTGGCCCGGCTGCTCTGGGAGGGGCGCGGCTACGCCGAGGTGGAACCCGGCTTCGTCTCGCTCGCCGAGCCGTCCGTGCCGGCCGTGCTGGAGCGGCTGCGCCGGCTCGGCGCCCGGCGGATCGTGGTCGCCCCCTACTTCCTCTTCGCCGGGGTGCTGCCGGACCGGATCGTGGCGCAGAGCCGGGAGTTCGCCGCCGACCATCCCGGCCTGGACGTGCGGGTGGCCGAGGTGATCGGCGACTGCGATCCCCTCGCCGACCTGGTCCTGGAGCGGCACGCCGAGGCGCTGCGCGGTGACATCCGAATGAACTGCGACACCTGCGCGTATCGGGTGGCGCTGCCCGGGTTCGCCGACAAGGTGGGCCGGCCGCAGACCCCGCACCACCACCCCGACGACCCGGCCGACGGGCACGGCCACCACCATCACCACCACCACGCCGGCCACCACGACGAGCCGGCCCTGCGCCCCGGACAGGTGGCCGTCGTGGGCGGCGGGCCCGGCCCCGACGACCTGATCACCGTACGCGGCCGGGCGCTGCTCGACGCCGCGGACGTGGTGGTGGCCGACCGGCTCGCTCCGGCCGGGCTGCTGCGCCGGCTGCGCCCCGGCGTGCTGGTGGTGGACGCCGCCAAGGTGCCCCGGGGCCCGTCGATGGCCCAGGACACCATCAACGACACGCTGATCGCGCACGCCCGCGCCGGGCGCCGGGTGGTCCGGCTCAAGGGCGGCGACCCGTACGTCTTCGGCCGGGGCCACGAGGAGGTCCTCGCCTGCGCGGCGGCCGGGGTGGAGACAGTGCTCGTGCCCGGGGTGAGCAGCGCGGTGGCCGCGCCCGCCCTGGCCGGGGTGCCGGTGACCCACCGGGGCGTGGCGCACGAGGTCACCGTGGTGTCCGGGCACCTCCCGCCCGGGCACCCCGACTCCCTGGTGGACTGGGCCGCGCTGGCCCGGGCGCGGGGCACGCTGGTGCTGCTCATGGCGGTGGACACCGTCGGGCGGATCGCCGCCGAACTGCTCGCCAACGGGCGGGCGCCGGAGACGCCGGTGCTGGCGGTCCGCGACGCCGGACACCCGGAGCAGTGGACGGCCCGGTGCCGGCTGGACGAGGTCGGCGCGCTCGCCGCGCGGGACGAGGTCCGGCCGCCGGCGGTGTTCGTGGTCGGGCCGGTGGTGGGGCTCGCCGCCGACCCCGCCTCGCTCGCCGGGGCCGATCCGGTGCCGGCCGCCGCCGGCCCCGCGTCCGTCGCCGTCACGGTGCGGGGGTGA
- a CDS encoding MFS transporter has protein sequence MAQRTSALPGGLIALAIGAFGIGLTEFVIMGLLPQVAADFAVSESVAGWLISGYALSVAVGGVALTAAVTRLRRKPVLLGLMVLFIAGNLLSALAGDYGTMLAGRIVAALCHGAFFGIGAVVAAGLVAPARRAGAIAMMFAGLTIANVLGVPFGTLLGQHLGWRATFWAITGIGLVALVGLAVLVPGRGPATDAAPTGGLRGELRAFTHAQVWFSLVVTVLGFGGMFGAFTYIAYTLTEVSGFAAGTVPWLLVLFGVGLFAGNLAGGRAADVSLSRTLVTVLAVLTLVLVGFALTAASPALTVVALVLMGAFGFATVPPLQMRIMKYARQAPTLASGANIAAFNVGNALGAWLGGLTIDAGLGFTAPIWAGAGLTLLGLAVLLVAERRARRTPGDAAATHELADVAA, from the coding sequence ATGGCACAGCGCACCTCGGCCCTCCCCGGCGGCCTGATCGCCCTGGCGATCGGGGCGTTCGGCATCGGGCTGACCGAGTTCGTGATCATGGGGCTGCTCCCCCAGGTCGCCGCCGACTTCGCGGTCAGCGAGTCGGTGGCCGGCTGGTTGATCTCCGGCTACGCCCTCAGCGTCGCCGTCGGCGGGGTGGCGCTCACCGCCGCCGTCACCCGGCTGCGCCGCAAGCCGGTCCTGCTCGGCCTGATGGTGCTCTTCATCGCCGGCAACCTCCTCTCGGCGCTGGCCGGCGACTACGGCACCATGCTGGCCGGCCGGATCGTCGCGGCACTCTGCCACGGCGCGTTCTTCGGCATCGGCGCGGTCGTGGCAGCCGGCCTGGTCGCGCCGGCCCGCCGGGCAGGCGCGATCGCCATGATGTTCGCCGGCCTCACGATCGCCAACGTCCTCGGCGTGCCGTTCGGCACCCTCCTCGGCCAGCACCTCGGCTGGCGCGCCACGTTCTGGGCGATCACCGGCATCGGGCTGGTCGCGCTGGTCGGCCTCGCCGTCCTGGTGCCCGGTCGCGGTCCGGCCACCGACGCCGCACCGACTGGCGGGCTGCGCGGCGAGCTGCGGGCCTTCACCCACGCCCAGGTCTGGTTCTCGCTCGTGGTCACCGTGCTCGGCTTCGGTGGCATGTTCGGCGCGTTCACCTACATCGCGTACACGCTCACCGAGGTGAGCGGCTTCGCGGCCGGCACCGTGCCGTGGCTGCTGGTGCTCTTCGGGGTCGGGCTGTTCGCCGGCAACCTGGCCGGCGGCCGGGCCGCCGACGTGTCGCTGTCCCGGACCCTGGTCACCGTCCTGGCGGTGCTCACCCTGGTGCTGGTCGGCTTCGCGCTGACCGCCGCGAGCCCGGCGCTGACCGTGGTCGCGCTGGTGCTGATGGGCGCGTTCGGCTTCGCCACCGTGCCGCCGCTCCAGATGCGGATCATGAAGTACGCCCGCCAGGCCCCGACCCTGGCCTCCGGGGCGAACATCGCCGCGTTCAACGTCGGCAACGCGCTCGGCGCCTGGCTCGGCGGGCTGACCATCGACGCCGGCCTCGGCTTCACCGCCCCGATCTGGGCCGGCGCCGGGCTCACCCTGCTCGGCCTCGCGGTGCTCCTGGTGGCCGAGCGGCGTGCCCGGCGTACCCCGGGCGACGCCGCGGCCACCCACGAGCTGGCCGACGTCGCGGCCTGA
- a CDS encoding precorrin-8X methylmutase, translating into MTRTVHPIEAESYRILRGRVDLSHLPPLTRAVTERVVHASADLDYVADLVCDEDGLAAGLAALRAGAPIVTDVWMVAAGITRAGREIVCPVAEPAAAELGRAAGITRSAAAVRIASERVGPGAVWVVGCAPTALVELIALDAAPALVVGLPVGFVGAAESKAALRASGLPAVSNVGEKGGSAVAAAALNALLYLEEK; encoded by the coding sequence ATGACGCGGACCGTGCATCCCATCGAGGCGGAGTCCTACCGGATCCTGCGCGGGCGGGTCGACCTGTCGCACCTGCCGCCGCTGACCCGGGCGGTCACCGAGCGGGTGGTGCACGCCAGCGCCGACCTCGACTACGTCGCCGACCTGGTCTGCGACGAGGACGGGCTGGCCGCCGGGCTGGCCGCGCTGCGGGCCGGCGCGCCGATCGTCACCGACGTGTGGATGGTCGCCGCCGGCATCACCCGGGCCGGGCGGGAGATCGTCTGTCCGGTCGCCGAGCCGGCAGCCGCCGAGCTGGGCCGCGCCGCCGGCATCACCCGCTCGGCCGCCGCGGTGCGGATCGCGTCCGAGCGGGTCGGCCCGGGCGCGGTCTGGGTGGTCGGCTGTGCCCCCACCGCGCTGGTCGAACTGATCGCGCTCGACGCGGCCCCGGCGCTGGTGGTCGGCCTGCCGGTCGGGTTCGTCGGCGCGGCCGAGTCCAAGGCGGCGCTGCGGGCCAGCGGCCTGCCCGCCGTGTCCAACGTGGGCGAGAAGGGCGGCTCCGCGGTGGCCGCCGCCGCCCTCAACGCCCTGCTGTACCTGGAGGAGAAGTGA